In Patescibacteria group bacterium, the following proteins share a genomic window:
- a CDS encoding N-6 DNA methylase — translation MDRKEAKDKIKRLVDKYREVVDLGKIKTYSEEETKIGFIQPLFEALGWNVHDKMEVTAEEQISGDRVDYGFYLNGRIKFYLEAKKLSADLNREDFAKQAIRYSWNKGATWAVLTDFEGLIVFNALSPEKTLAGKKYLSFTHEEYLARFDELWRLSKEAFSEDILDKEAEKVGKKLQKVSVTETLSKDLNDCRIILTEAFSQWNDKVDPHLIDEGVQKLLNRLIFIRSAEDRKIEPPTLMPLIHEYRSSGKAGEISPYLAMVKKFRELDVIYNSNLFDEHPFEKWEEFSGATEKVIDILHGKKNYFEYDFSVIPADVLGNVYENYLGHQLKKSKKEEAAGKNLKKRKEQGIYYTPKFIVDYIVQNALGPVLDKCKSINDLQKIKILDPACGSGSFLVAAMNFLIKKYEEFGSKSNGLLKIQILQNNIYGVDLDQQAVELARLNLLLNTFDSQTKLPNLGGNIKNGNSLISGPDEELIKYFGKNYRDKLPFNWQEQFPEVFKQGGFDCVIGNPPYIKEDANKEAFKGLHNSPYYQGKMDIWTMFGCVSIDLLKPNGFLSFIAPNSWISNYGASIFRDKILNEGELRTFIDFGDYKVFKQAGIQTMVFVFEKNKPQEKYLVEYLRITDKDISEEKLVAEMFFGKNKIEIEPQKLIGKNITFSTVELDQILNKIIQKANYYFANDDLTQGIVPNPDIINARNIKKIPDNYVKQFNININDGVFVIPKNYLNISEPEKKYIKPLFDTGQIGRYKFDKNNDKELIYIPKNEKVSENSTLLQHLNKYRPIMEERRKNLSGSIKYYNLHWPRNLKYFEKGPKIISVRKCKVPTFSYTEDDCYVMLTFNIIKTDKVNLKYLVGLLNSKLICFWLKQKGKLQGDMFQIDTEPLQQIPICIGNEKQQEQIAIWVDKMLELNKKLSELTENSDDWRKLKDEIARTDKKIDEEVFELYGLGEEEIKVVEGK, via the coding sequence ATGGACAGGAAAGAAGCCAAGGACAAGATAAAACGGCTGGTGGATAAATACCGGGAAGTGGTTGACTTAGGCAAGATAAAAACTTACAGTGAAGAGGAAACTAAAATCGGTTTTATTCAGCCGCTGTTCGAGGCTTTGGGCTGGAATGTTCATGATAAAATGGAAGTTACGGCCGAGGAGCAGATTTCCGGCGACCGGGTGGATTATGGCTTTTACCTTAATGGCCGGATAAAGTTTTACCTGGAGGCGAAAAAATTGTCGGCCGACCTAAATCGCGAAGATTTTGCCAAACAGGCCATTCGTTATTCCTGGAATAAAGGAGCAACCTGGGCGGTTCTTACCGACTTTGAAGGCCTCATAGTATTTAACGCGTTGTCGCCGGAAAAGACTCTGGCCGGAAAAAAATATTTGTCTTTTACCCATGAAGAGTATTTAGCCCGCTTTGATGAACTCTGGCGACTTTCAAAAGAAGCTTTCAGCGAGGATATTTTAGACAAAGAAGCGGAAAAAGTTGGAAAGAAGCTGCAAAAAGTATCGGTTACGGAAACTTTGTCCAAGGATTTAAACGACTGTCGCATAATTCTTACCGAGGCTTTTTCCCAATGGAACGATAAAGTTGACCCACATCTTATTGACGAGGGAGTACAAAAACTATTAAATCGGCTCATATTCATCCGGTCGGCCGAGGATCGGAAAATTGAACCGCCGACGCTTATGCCGTTAATCCATGAATACCGGTCGAGCGGCAAGGCCGGCGAAATTAGCCCGTATTTGGCTATGGTAAAAAAATTTCGGGAGCTTGACGTTATTTATAATTCCAATCTTTTTGACGAACATCCTTTTGAAAAGTGGGAAGAGTTTAGCGGCGCCACCGAAAAAGTAATTGACATATTGCACGGCAAGAAAAATTATTTTGAATACGATTTTTCGGTAATTCCGGCTGATGTTTTAGGCAATGTCTATGAAAATTATCTCGGCCATCAGCTGAAAAAATCCAAAAAGGAAGAAGCCGCGGGCAAGAACCTGAAAAAACGCAAGGAGCAGGGCATCTACTACACGCCAAAATTCATCGTGGATTATATCGTACAAAACGCGCTTGGTCCGGTTTTGGATAAGTGCAAAAGCATAAACGATCTCCAAAAAATAAAAATTCTTGATCCGGCCTGCGGTTCGGGCTCATTTTTAGTCGCGGCGATGAATTTTCTAATAAAAAAGTACGAGGAATTCGGCTCCAAGTCTAATGGCTTATTAAAAATTCAGATCTTGCAGAATAATATTTACGGAGTTGACCTTGATCAGCAGGCCGTGGAACTGGCGCGCCTAAACCTCTTATTAAACACTTTTGACAGCCAGACAAAACTGCCGAATTTAGGCGGGAACATCAAAAACGGCAACTCGCTCATTTCCGGCCCGGACGAAGAGCTAATAAAATATTTCGGCAAGAATTATCGCGACAAGCTCCCATTTAACTGGCAGGAACAATTTCCCGAGGTATTCAAACAAGGCGGTTTTGATTGCGTTATCGGTAATCCGCCGTATATTAAGGAAGATGCAAATAAGGAAGCTTTTAAGGGACTCCATAATAGCCCGTACTATCAAGGTAAAATGGATATCTGGACTATGTTTGGATGCGTTAGCATTGATCTGCTAAAACCAAACGGTTTTTTAAGTTTTATTGCCCCAAATAGCTGGATTTCAAATTATGGAGCAAGTATTTTTAGAGATAAAATTTTAAACGAAGGCGAATTAAGGACTTTTATAGATTTTGGCGATTATAAAGTTTTTAAACAGGCTGGAATTCAGACAATGGTTTTTGTCTTTGAAAAAAATAAACCTCAAGAAAAATATTTGGTAGAATACTTGCGAATCACGGACAAAGATATTTCTGAGGAAAAATTGGTAGCTGAGATGTTCTTTGGTAAAAATAAAATTGAAATTGAACCGCAAAAATTGATTGGAAAAAATATAACTTTTTCAACAGTAGAATTAGACCAAATTTTAAACAAGATAATTCAGAAAGCAAATTATTATTTTGCTAATGACGATTTAACACAGGGGATTGTTCCTAATCCAGACATAATAAATGCCAGAAATATTAAAAAAATACCTGATAATTATGTAAAACAATTCAACATAAACATTAACGACGGAGTTTTCGTAATCCCTAAAAATTACTTGAATATTTCTGAACCAGAGAAGAAATACATAAAACCACTTTTTGATACGGGTCAAATCGGAAGATATAAATTTGATAAAAATAATGATAAAGAATTGATTTATATCCCAAAAAATGAAAAAGTATCAGAGAATTCAACACTTCTACAACATTTGAATAAATATAGGCCAATAATGGAGGAGCGCAGGAAAAATTTAAGTGGTTCTATTAAATATTATAATTTACATTGGCCAAGAAATCTAAAATATTTTGAGAAAGGCCCGAAAATAATTTCTGTTAGAAAATGTAAAGTTCCAACATTTTCATATACGGAAGATGATTGTTATGTGATGTTAACTTTTAATATTATAAAAACAGATAAGGTAAATTTAAAATACCTCGTCGGATTGTTAAATTCAAAACTTATTTGTTTCTGGCTAAAACAAAAAGGTAAACTTCAAGGAGATATGTTTCAAATTGATACGGAGCCTTTACAGCAAATTCCAATTTGTATTGGGAATGAAAAACAACAAGAACAAATAGCAATTTGGGTTGATAAAATGTTGGAATTAAACAAAAAACTTAGCGAATTAACTGAAAATTCCGATGATTGGCGCAAGCTCAAAGACGAAATCGCCAGAACCGATAAAAAAATTGACGAGGAGGTTTTTGAGCTTTACGGATTGGGGGAGGAGGAAATAAAAGTGGTAGAGGGAAAATAA
- a CDS encoding SWIM zinc finger family protein, with protein MMPSYDFKKIKYVTDRPTFERAMALYEKRKVTRFGEDVSGYSALVLGGKSYQVSVSARHFNQGHCDCYLGEKDVLCKHMVALALQAVLKGKKIKEEDKEPVGEVRLSGRLGILTKEETAEVKKEISAAARLIKSYTGPSRTWFAYQNSLSEGCNLLSEVVSKLPVSTQTADLLVKLLLRLDKKLCTGGVDDSDGTVGGFIQEAVQILVEFVKIDPNCLKTFEQLCKQSTCFGWEGELVRMWDERDL; from the coding sequence ATGATGCCCAGCTACGATTTTAAAAAAATTAAGTATGTAACCGATCGGCCGACTTTTGAAAGAGCGATGGCTTTATATGAAAAAAGAAAAGTGACTCGCTTTGGTGAAGATGTTAGCGGCTACTCGGCTTTAGTACTCGGAGGGAAGTCTTATCAGGTTTCGGTATCGGCAAGACATTTTAATCAGGGGCATTGTGATTGTTATCTCGGGGAAAAAGATGTTTTATGCAAGCACATGGTCGCCCTAGCGCTTCAGGCGGTGCTTAAAGGCAAGAAAATAAAAGAAGAAGATAAAGAGCCGGTCGGTGAAGTGAGATTGAGCGGGCGTTTAGGAATTCTGACAAAAGAAGAAACGGCGGAAGTAAAAAAAGAAATTTCCGCGGCCGCGCGGCTGATTAAGTCTTACACTGGCCCTTCGCGAACTTGGTTTGCCTATCAAAATTCACTTTCCGAAGGCTGTAATCTGTTAAGTGAAGTCGTTTCCAAATTACCAGTAAGCACGCAAACGGCCGATCTCCTCGTAAAACTGCTTTTGAGGCTGGATAAAAAATTATGCACCGGCGGCGTTGACGATTCAGACGGCACGGTTGGCGGGTTTATCCAGGAAGCTGTTCAAATCCTTGTGGAATTCGTCAAAATAGATCCGAACTGCCTGAAGACATTTGAACAACTTTGCAAACAATCAACCTGCTTTGGCTGGGAGGGGGAATTGGTGAGGATGTGGGATGAGAGGGATTTGTGA
- the ftsZ gene encoding cell division protein FtsZ, whose product MPEVKPAIETIAKIKVIGVGGGGGSAINRMVDAGVKGVEFIAVNTDVQALHYNKASKKLHIGKAVTRGLGAGMNPELGRHAAEESQNEIRDILKDSDMVFITCGLGGGTGTGAAPVVAELAKDLGALTVAVVTKPFQFEGSQRKNIAERGLAELIDKVDTIITIPNDKLLQVIDKKTSLLDAFNVVDDVLRQGVQGISDVITIPGLINVDFADVKAVMSNAGSSLMGIGQASGENKAIEAAKMAINSPLLELSIEGARGILFTITGGTTLSMSEVSEAAKVITASADEEAKIIFGAVIDEKMKDEVKITVVATGFDYKSGKREGEVKERIYTPSPFLSSEERKDELKEFVVPERKKSKVSSLKQAQAEPARKKNDYQEEDDELSIPAFIRKKMM is encoded by the coding sequence ATGCCTGAAGTCAAACCAGCAATTGAAACCATTGCCAAAATCAAGGTTATTGGCGTTGGCGGCGGCGGCGGGAGCGCCATCAACCGGATGGTTGACGCTGGAGTCAAAGGAGTCGAATTTATTGCCGTAAATACCGACGTCCAGGCATTGCATTATAATAAAGCTTCAAAAAAATTGCATATCGGCAAAGCCGTTACCCGGGGGCTCGGGGCCGGGATGAACCCGGAGCTGGGACGGCACGCGGCCGAAGAATCCCAAAACGAAATCCGCGATATTCTTAAAGATTCGGATATGGTTTTTATCACTTGCGGATTAGGAGGCGGAACCGGAACCGGAGCCGCGCCGGTCGTTGCCGAACTGGCAAAAGATTTGGGCGCCCTTACGGTCGCCGTCGTTACCAAGCCGTTTCAATTTGAAGGGTCGCAAAGGAAAAATATCGCCGAGCGCGGACTGGCCGAACTGATTGACAAGGTAGATACGATTATTACTATTCCCAATGACAAACTATTGCAAGTTATCGATAAAAAAACCTCCCTATTGGACGCCTTTAATGTTGTTGACGATGTCCTGCGCCAAGGCGTCCAGGGCATTTCCGACGTAATTACCATCCCGGGCCTGATAAACGTCGACTTTGCCGATGTTAAAGCCGTTATGTCCAACGCCGGATCTTCCTTAATGGGAATCGGCCAGGCTTCAGGAGAAAACAAAGCGATTGAAGCCGCCAAGATGGCGATTAATTCGCCGCTTTTAGAACTATCAATTGAAGGCGCTCGCGGAATACTATTTACCATAACCGGCGGAACAACCTTGTCCATGTCCGAAGTCTCCGAAGCCGCCAAGGTAATCACCGCTTCGGCCGACGAAGAAGCGAAAATAATTTTTGGCGCGGTGATTGACGAAAAAATGAAAGATGAAGTAAAAATTACGGTCGTCGCCACCGGTTTTGACTATAAATCCGGAAAAAGGGAAGGCGAGGTTAAAGAACGGATCTATACTCCCAGCCCCTTTCTATCGTCAGAAGAAAGAAAAGACGAGCTAAAAGAATTTGTCGTGCCGGAGCGGAAGAAATCCAAAGTTTCCTCCTTAAAGCAGGCCCAGGCCGAACCGGCCCGGAAGAAAAACGATTACCAGGAAGAAGATGATGAACTTTCCATCCCAGCCTTTATTCGGAAGAAGATGATGTAA